A region from the Canis aureus isolate CA01 chromosome 8, VMU_Caureus_v.1.0, whole genome shotgun sequence genome encodes:
- the GPRC5B gene encoding G-protein coupled receptor family C group 5 member B isoform X1: MRTHKVLAFLLLFVIASGASENASTSRGCGLDLLPQYVSLCDLDTIWGIVVEAVAGAGALITLLLMLILLVRLPFIKDKEKKDPVGLHFLFLLGTLGLFGLTFAFIIREDETICSVRRFLWGVLFALCFSCLLSQAWRVRRLVRHGKSPSGWQLVGVALCLMLVQVIIAIEWLVLTVLRDAKPACAYEPMDFVMALIYDMVLLVATLGLALFTLCGKFKKWKQNGACILVTAFLSVLIWVAWMTMYLFGNAELRQGDAWGDPTLAITLVASGWVFVIFHAIPEIHCTILPAPQENTPNYFDTSQPRMRETAFEEDVQLPRTYMENKAFSMDEHNAALRTAGFRNGSLGNRPSAPFRSNVYQPTEMAVVLNGGTCVILVSRSQLLRQVTLEDTSGERLLSSRE; the protein is encoded by the exons ATGAGAACCCACAAGGTGCTCGCCTTCCTCCTACTCTTTGTGATCGCCTCCGGGGCCTCTGAGAACGCCAGCACATCCCGGGGCTGTGGACTGGATCTCCTCCCTCAGTACGTGTCCCTGTGCGACCTGGACACCATCTGGGGCATCGTGGTGGAGGCGGTGGCTGGGGCAGGCGCCCTGATCACGCTGCTCCTGATGCTCATCCTGCTGGTGCGGCTACCATTTATCAAGGACAAGGAGAAGAAGGACCCCGTGGGCCtccacttcctcttccttctgggGACCCTGGGCCTCTTCGGGCTGACATTTGCCTTCATCATCCGGGAAGACGAGACTATCTGCTCGGTGCGCCGGTTCCTCTGGGGCGTCCTCTTCGcgctctgcttctcctgcctgctgAGCCAGGCGTGGCGCGTGCGGAGGCTGGTGCGCCACGGCAAGAGCCCCTCGGGCTGGCAGCTGGTTGGTGTGGCGCTGTGCCTGATGCTGGTGCAGGTGATCATCGCCATCGAGTGGCTGGTGCTGACTGTTCTGCGCGACGCAAAGCCGGCCTGTGCTTACGAGCCCATGGACTTCGTGATGGCCCTCATCTACGACATGGTACTGCTGGTGGCCACCCTGGGGCTGGCGCTCTTCACGCTGTGCGGCAAGTTCAAGAAATGGAAGCAGAACGGGGCCTGCATCCTGGTCACAGCCTTCCTCTCTGTGCTCATCTGGGTGGCCTGGATGACCATGTACCTCTTTGGCAACGCCGAGCTGCGGCAGGGAGACGCCTGGGGCGACCCCACCTTGGCCATCACGCTGGTGGCCAGCGGCTGGGTCTTCGTCATCTTCCACGCCATCCCCGAAATCCACTGCACCATCCTACCAGCCCCACAGGAGAACACGCCCAACTACTTCGACACCTCGCAGCCGAGAATGCGGGAGACAGCGTTTGAGGAGGACGTGCAGCTGCCACGGACCTACATGGAGAACAAAGCCTTCTCGATGGATGAACACAATGCAG ctcTCCGAACGGCGGGATTTCGCAATGGCAGCTTGGGAAACAGACCGAGCGCTCCGTTTAGAAGCAATGTCTATCAGCCCACTGAGATGGCCGTTGTGCTCAATGGAGGGACT TGTGTTATCCTTGTTTCCAGATCCCAACTGCTCCGCCAAGTTACACTGGAAGACACCTCTGGTGAAAGACTTTTAAGTTCCAGAGAATAA
- the GPRC5B gene encoding G-protein coupled receptor family C group 5 member B isoform X2, whose protein sequence is MRTHKVLAFLLLFVIASGASENASTSRGCGLDLLPQYVSLCDLDTIWGIVVEAVAGAGALITLLLMLILLVRLPFIKDKEKKDPVGLHFLFLLGTLGLFGLTFAFIIREDETICSVRRFLWGVLFALCFSCLLSQAWRVRRLVRHGKSPSGWQLVGVALCLMLVQVIIAIEWLVLTVLRDAKPACAYEPMDFVMALIYDMVLLVATLGLALFTLCGKFKKWKQNGACILVTAFLSVLIWVAWMTMYLFGNAELRQGDAWGDPTLAITLVASGWVFVIFHAIPEIHCTILPAPQENTPNYFDTSQPRMRETAFEEDVQLPRTYMENKAFSMDEHNAALRTAGFRNGSLGNRPSAPFRSNVYQPTEMAVVLNGGTIPTAPPSYTGRHLW, encoded by the exons ATGAGAACCCACAAGGTGCTCGCCTTCCTCCTACTCTTTGTGATCGCCTCCGGGGCCTCTGAGAACGCCAGCACATCCCGGGGCTGTGGACTGGATCTCCTCCCTCAGTACGTGTCCCTGTGCGACCTGGACACCATCTGGGGCATCGTGGTGGAGGCGGTGGCTGGGGCAGGCGCCCTGATCACGCTGCTCCTGATGCTCATCCTGCTGGTGCGGCTACCATTTATCAAGGACAAGGAGAAGAAGGACCCCGTGGGCCtccacttcctcttccttctgggGACCCTGGGCCTCTTCGGGCTGACATTTGCCTTCATCATCCGGGAAGACGAGACTATCTGCTCGGTGCGCCGGTTCCTCTGGGGCGTCCTCTTCGcgctctgcttctcctgcctgctgAGCCAGGCGTGGCGCGTGCGGAGGCTGGTGCGCCACGGCAAGAGCCCCTCGGGCTGGCAGCTGGTTGGTGTGGCGCTGTGCCTGATGCTGGTGCAGGTGATCATCGCCATCGAGTGGCTGGTGCTGACTGTTCTGCGCGACGCAAAGCCGGCCTGTGCTTACGAGCCCATGGACTTCGTGATGGCCCTCATCTACGACATGGTACTGCTGGTGGCCACCCTGGGGCTGGCGCTCTTCACGCTGTGCGGCAAGTTCAAGAAATGGAAGCAGAACGGGGCCTGCATCCTGGTCACAGCCTTCCTCTCTGTGCTCATCTGGGTGGCCTGGATGACCATGTACCTCTTTGGCAACGCCGAGCTGCGGCAGGGAGACGCCTGGGGCGACCCCACCTTGGCCATCACGCTGGTGGCCAGCGGCTGGGTCTTCGTCATCTTCCACGCCATCCCCGAAATCCACTGCACCATCCTACCAGCCCCACAGGAGAACACGCCCAACTACTTCGACACCTCGCAGCCGAGAATGCGGGAGACAGCGTTTGAGGAGGACGTGCAGCTGCCACGGACCTACATGGAGAACAAAGCCTTCTCGATGGATGAACACAATGCAG ctcTCCGAACGGCGGGATTTCGCAATGGCAGCTTGGGAAACAGACCGAGCGCTCCGTTTAGAAGCAATGTCTATCAGCCCACTGAGATGGCCGTTGTGCTCAATGGAGGGACT ATCCCAACTGCTCCGCCAAGTTACACTGGAAGACACCTCTGGTGA